The following proteins come from a genomic window of Salvia hispanica cultivar TCC Black 2014 chromosome 4, UniMelb_Shisp_WGS_1.0, whole genome shotgun sequence:
- the LOC125218090 gene encoding peptide methionine sulfoxide reductase B5-like: MGELQKSEEEWKAILTPEQFHILRQKGTEPKGTGHYDKFYETGVYNCAGCGTPLYKSTTKFDSGCGWPAFFEGFPGAITRSPDPDGRRTEITCTACGGHLGHVFKWEGQKVPTDERHCVNSVSIKFVAAEAP, from the exons atggGAGAATTGCAGAAATCAGAGGAGGAATGGAAGGCTATTCTCACTCCTGAGCAGTTTCATATCCTCCGCCAAAAGGGAACTGA GCCGAAAGGGACGGGGCACTACGACAAGTTTTACGAGACTGGAGTATACAACTGTGCCGGCTGCGGAACCCCTCTCTACAAATCAACCACCAAGTTTGACTCCGGTTGCGGTTGGCCCGCCTTCTTTGAGGGGTTTCCGGGGGCCATCACACGTTCG CCCGACCCTGATGGCCGAAGGACGGAGATCACCTGCACTGCGTGTGGCGGACACCTGGGGCACGTCTTCAAGTGGGAGGGGCAGAAGGTGCCGACCGACGAGAGGCACTGTGTTAACAGCGTCTCGATCAAGTTTGTGGCGGCTGAAGCTCCGTAG